A DNA window from Stutzerimonas stutzeri contains the following coding sequences:
- a CDS encoding lipopolysaccharide biosynthesis protein, giving the protein MSNKYKRIARSTLILYFRMIFIAIISFYTVRVVLDVLGVEDYGIYNVVAGIVAISSFIPTALSSATQRYFSFALGENNLVKLEQVFSTNLIIYMGVAAVAVLLLEAVGFYLVSQYLKLPEDKAGSAMLLYHLAVFSFAFSIFSAPFMAIIISHEDMNIYAIITVTESVVKLLAVFFLAQLPFDRLVAYGWLMMLAALAVMLMYMVTAFRKYPECHLRKLTANKALVKEVLGFTGWAVFGSFTTIIRTHGVTVLLNQMFNPTVVAARAIAIQVVSFTNVFAQNFNTALYPPIIKSYAENNKTEMYQLVLDGSKLTFFLMWILLLPMILKIEFLVDLWLKNAPVETYLFAQLALLESLIFAISMPLATAARAPGKMRLYELALGTIQLLILPVSWLVLYYGYPAYSVFVVAIVANVAMFFARLFLVEYLTGLSSVQFIKQVLSRVTQVVFVTGFVMYHLEGFFRNTLGSVVLYGILSVLLNLAVIFILGIDRKTREKFKIFGLRFIKARA; this is encoded by the coding sequence ATGAGCAATAAATATAAGCGAATCGCAAGAAGTACGTTAATCCTATATTTCAGGATGATTTTTATTGCCATCATATCTTTTTATACAGTTAGGGTGGTGCTCGACGTATTAGGCGTTGAAGACTACGGCATATACAATGTGGTAGCGGGTATTGTTGCCATTTCATCTTTCATCCCTACGGCGTTGTCGTCTGCCACGCAAAGATATTTTTCCTTTGCGCTGGGTGAAAATAACCTAGTAAAGCTAGAACAGGTATTCAGTACAAACCTGATTATCTATATGGGCGTAGCAGCAGTAGCAGTGCTCCTACTTGAAGCGGTCGGCTTTTACCTCGTTAGCCAGTATTTGAAACTACCGGAGGACAAGGCCGGCAGTGCCATGCTGCTATACCACCTAGCCGTTTTTTCATTTGCTTTCTCCATATTCTCGGCACCCTTTATGGCGATCATCATATCCCACGAGGATATGAATATTTACGCGATTATCACCGTTACCGAATCTGTAGTTAAATTATTGGCAGTTTTCTTCCTGGCGCAGCTGCCTTTTGACAGGCTGGTGGCTTATGGTTGGTTAATGATGCTGGCCGCGCTGGCAGTTATGCTGATGTATATGGTAACCGCCTTCAGGAAATATCCTGAGTGCCATCTACGCAAGCTGACTGCAAACAAGGCTCTGGTAAAGGAGGTTCTGGGCTTTACTGGCTGGGCCGTTTTTGGCAGCTTTACCACAATTATCAGAACCCACGGCGTAACTGTACTATTAAATCAAATGTTCAACCCGACGGTTGTCGCCGCCCGCGCCATTGCGATTCAGGTTGTGAGCTTTACCAATGTTTTTGCGCAGAATTTTAACACGGCACTGTATCCGCCGATTATCAAAAGTTATGCTGAGAATAATAAAACGGAAATGTATCAGCTGGTACTGGACGGCTCGAAGTTGACATTTTTTCTGATGTGGATCCTGCTGTTGCCGATGATACTTAAAATCGAATTTCTGGTAGACCTCTGGCTGAAAAACGCACCAGTTGAGACCTACTTGTTTGCTCAGCTGGCCCTGCTGGAGTCGCTGATATTTGCGATTAGCATGCCGCTGGCCACTGCAGCGCGTGCACCTGGAAAGATGAGGCTATACGAACTGGCATTGGGAACAATCCAGCTGTTGATTTTACCTGTGTCCTGGTTGGTGCTTTATTACGGCTATCCGGCGTACTCGGTGTTTGTTGTGGCTATAGTAGCCAATGTGGCTATGTTCTTTGCTCGCCTGTTTCTGGTCGAGTACCTTACTGGCCTCTCCAGCGTGCAGTTTATCAAGCAGGTGTTATCGCGCGTAACGCAAGTTGTATTTGTTACCGGGTTTGTTATGTACCACTTAGAAGGTTTTTTCCGAAACACCCTTGGTTCGGTAGTGCTTTACGGAATACTCTCGGTCCTTTTAAATTTGGCTGTTATTTTTATTTTGGGCATTGATCGAAAAACACGAGAAAAATTCAAAATTTTCGGTTTAAGATTTATTAAGGCAAGAGCATGA
- a CDS encoding Wzz/FepE/Etk N-terminal domain-containing protein, translating to MNAVTPPHILNPNAHDEIDLVQLGRALWKQKSLIVAVTLIVGLAGLVYALLAPRYYTVQSVLRPAAIKDLDELNHLGIYKLSPKQALAQVGAALDSYENRLAYFRDNQQLFADLEQPGRSLEQTFEDFNDQAFKVLQPDPKKAEGTTPFIGLQLTFPQKLNGVEIVNGFVQYSLDNVRKEIGADLETLIANRLSQLEKKMAAARANYEASKEVKIAKLTEEDTLKRAQLNDELAALRQQLRTRRDNRINQLNEAIRIATSLGISKPTTPSSLGAAEMTGQGSVIRTEVNNQQIPLYFMGSEALQAERKALLARRSDDFTEPRIAQIARELKLLEHNRQIEVLISRENDDLFLKDLAGWREEAARLRALALNASALKLVSIDQRAVEPRRPIKPKKALIVALALVLGGMLGLFIALVRNLRRPATAA from the coding sequence GTGAACGCTGTTACCCCTCCCCATATCCTCAATCCAAACGCACATGACGAGATCGATCTCGTTCAACTCGGACGTGCGCTATGGAAGCAAAAGTCGCTCATCGTTGCAGTCACGCTGATTGTGGGCCTTGCCGGGCTCGTATACGCACTGCTCGCACCTCGCTATTACACAGTTCAAAGCGTCCTGCGGCCCGCCGCAATCAAGGACCTCGATGAGCTGAACCATCTCGGCATCTATAAGCTGTCGCCCAAGCAAGCCCTAGCCCAAGTTGGAGCTGCGCTCGACTCCTATGAAAACCGGCTTGCCTACTTTCGCGACAATCAGCAGTTGTTCGCCGATCTTGAGCAGCCCGGGCGCAGCCTTGAACAGACTTTCGAAGACTTCAATGATCAAGCGTTCAAAGTGCTGCAGCCTGACCCCAAGAAAGCAGAGGGCACCACGCCTTTCATTGGCCTACAACTCACCTTTCCCCAGAAGCTTAACGGTGTAGAGATCGTCAACGGCTTCGTGCAGTACTCATTGGATAACGTCCGGAAGGAAATTGGCGCGGACCTCGAAACGCTCATTGCCAACCGACTCAGCCAGCTGGAAAAGAAAATGGCTGCCGCGCGCGCCAATTACGAGGCAAGCAAAGAAGTCAAAATCGCCAAGCTCACCGAAGAGGACACGCTCAAACGAGCGCAGCTGAACGACGAGCTGGCGGCTCTGCGACAGCAGCTCAGGACCCGCCGCGACAACCGTATTAACCAGCTCAATGAAGCAATTCGCATCGCCACATCACTGGGTATCAGCAAGCCCACTACGCCATCCTCGCTAGGGGCTGCCGAGATGACCGGCCAGGGTAGTGTGATCCGTACCGAAGTGAATAATCAGCAGATTCCCCTTTACTTCATGGGCAGCGAGGCATTGCAAGCAGAGCGCAAGGCGTTACTGGCTCGCCGCTCCGATGACTTTACCGAGCCGCGTATCGCGCAAATCGCCCGTGAACTTAAGTTGTTGGAACACAACCGCCAGATCGAGGTCCTAATCAGCCGGGAAAACGATGATCTCTTCCTTAAAGACCTCGCCGGTTGGCGTGAAGAGGCTGCGCGGTTACGCGCCCTGGCGCTCAATGCCAGCGCGCTGAAGCTGGTTTCCATCGATCAGCGTGCAGTGGAGCCTCGCCGTCCGATCAAACCCAAGAAGGCGCTGATCGTCGCGCTCGCCTTGGTATTGGGGGGCATGCTTGGGCTTTTCATCGCGCTTGTGCGAAATCTACGCAGGCCTGCCACTGCTGCATGA
- a CDS encoding Wzz/FepE/Etk N-terminal domain-containing protein, which translates to MTVQQSTSPNDEIDLVELFRALWRQKILIGGIALLVTALAAIYAFMATPYFQTRTYLRPVPQSNLDQLNETGIYKLTPEEAINRVAGGLSSYDNRLEFFMNNQELFPNVTKGGGSLEQSFAEFNDEAFEMLFPDPKRTDNRSAFVGLKLIYPQGVSGASVVNGFVAYVLDLERRAISDDVESLISNRLASLEKNIDAQRANYNASKEAKIAKLLEDAALKRAQLKDELSSLREELKTRRTNRIQQLSEAISIAESLGINKPTSPSGMSESARGGTQVIRTEVTNRETPLYFMGTEALTAERDALAARKSDDFVEPRIAEIQSELAMLENNREVEILKGREGEDLYLTNLAQLREEAARLKGIKLDTERLRLVRLDQPALDSSKPIKPKKAMILALGLVLGGMLGIFVALVRSLAGRGAGQRV; encoded by the coding sequence ATGACTGTGCAGCAATCTACTTCGCCTAATGACGAAATCGATCTGGTCGAATTGTTCCGCGCGCTTTGGCGGCAGAAAATCTTGATTGGCGGTATAGCATTGCTGGTCACCGCGTTAGCGGCCATCTACGCCTTCATGGCCACGCCATACTTCCAAACCCGCACTTACCTTCGGCCCGTACCGCAGAGCAATCTTGATCAGCTCAATGAGACGGGTATCTACAAGCTCACCCCAGAAGAGGCCATCAACCGAGTGGCCGGCGGCCTGTCGTCCTACGATAATCGCCTGGAGTTCTTCATGAACAACCAGGAGCTGTTTCCGAACGTCACCAAGGGCGGAGGCTCGTTGGAGCAGTCTTTCGCCGAGTTTAATGACGAAGCTTTCGAGATGTTATTTCCGGACCCAAAGCGTACGGATAACCGCAGCGCTTTCGTTGGCTTGAAGCTCATCTATCCACAGGGCGTGTCTGGCGCTTCGGTGGTGAATGGCTTCGTCGCCTACGTATTGGATTTGGAGCGCCGCGCAATATCGGACGACGTGGAAAGCCTGATCAGCAATCGGCTGGCCAGTCTGGAAAAGAACATCGATGCACAGCGTGCTAACTACAATGCTTCCAAAGAGGCAAAGATCGCAAAGCTGCTCGAGGATGCCGCGCTAAAGCGTGCCCAGCTAAAAGACGAGCTTTCCAGCCTGCGCGAGGAGCTAAAAACGCGGCGGACTAACCGGATTCAGCAGCTGAGCGAGGCGATCTCGATTGCTGAATCGTTGGGCATTAACAAGCCTACCAGCCCGTCCGGGATGTCCGAGTCGGCGCGTGGTGGCACGCAAGTCATCCGCACCGAGGTAACCAACCGGGAGACTCCGTTGTATTTCATGGGCACCGAAGCGCTTACCGCCGAGCGCGACGCGCTTGCTGCCAGAAAATCGGATGACTTCGTCGAGCCTCGTATTGCCGAGATTCAGTCAGAGCTGGCGATGCTGGAGAATAATCGTGAAGTTGAAATCCTGAAAGGGCGCGAAGGTGAAGACCTCTACCTGACCAACCTGGCACAACTGCGCGAGGAGGCGGCCCGCCTCAAGGGTATCAAGCTCGATACCGAACGGTTGCGACTCGTTCGGCTCGATCAGCCCGCCCTGGATTCGTCCAAGCCGATCAAACCCAAAAAGGCGATGATCCTGGCGCTGGGTTTAGTACTCGGTGGCATGCTCGGCATCTTTGTCGCGCTCGTGCGTAGCCTTGCAGGTCGTGGGGCTGGCCAACGAGTTTAG
- the ihfB gene encoding integration host factor subunit beta → MTKSELIERIVTQQGLLSSKDVELAIKTMLEQMAQALATGDRIEIRGFGSFSLHYRAPRVGRNPKTGQSVSLDGKFVPHFKPGKELRDRVNEDE, encoded by the coding sequence ATGACCAAGTCGGAGTTGATCGAGCGAATCGTCACCCAACAGGGACTGCTTTCGTCGAAGGATGTCGAGCTGGCCATCAAGACCATGCTTGAGCAAATGGCTCAGGCTTTGGCCACCGGCGACAGAATCGAAATCCGCGGCTTCGGCAGTTTTTCCCTGCACTACCGCGCCCCCCGCGTCGGCCGAAATCCCAAGACAGGCCAATCCGTCAGCCTTGACGGCAAGTTTGTACCGCATTTCAAGCCGGGGAAGGAGTTGCGTGACAGGGTCAATGAGGACGAATAA
- a CDS encoding MBL fold metallo-hydrolase RNA specificity domain-containing protein, with the protein MRYPDIEHHGAQDGVTGSCHQLHMDAANSLLIDCGLFQGSEASVDGRSGAGRLAIEFSLATIKALVVTHVHIDHVGRIPYLLAAGFKGPILCSEPSAKLLPIVLEDAFKLGFGRDQKEVERYIKLVEQRLQPLPYKQWFTLIETDGLCVRIRLQRAGHILGSAYVEIDVFYPGTGDTKRIVFSGDLGAPHAPLLMPPEPPERADILVLESTYGDRLHEDRASRRQRLEAVIEHALQDQGTVLIPAFSIGRTQELLYELEEIIHARSAGAGSPANAAQPEEAPVTVGAASAANSDTQTLSPNHWPKLPIILDSPLATRFTEAYRSLQPYWNQEARERVEAGRNPLAFDNLIMIDNHADHIAVLNRLAQTARPAIVIAGNGMCSGGRIVNYLKAMLHDPRHDVLFVGYQAKGTPGHAIQQFGPKGGYVELDGERFDIRSKVTSIGGYSAHADQKGLVEFVTGMQDWPEDIRIVHGERRAKKALAARLRADYEQLNRPLVKITAT; encoded by the coding sequence GTGCGCTATCCCGATATCGAACATCACGGCGCTCAGGATGGCGTCACCGGCTCCTGTCATCAGCTGCATATGGATGCGGCCAATAGCTTGCTGATCGATTGCGGCCTGTTCCAGGGCAGCGAAGCCTCGGTGGATGGACGTTCCGGGGCAGGGCGGTTAGCCATCGAGTTTTCGCTGGCTACCATCAAGGCGCTAGTCGTCACTCACGTGCATATCGACCACGTAGGGCGAATTCCTTACTTGCTTGCCGCCGGCTTCAAGGGGCCGATTCTGTGCAGCGAGCCCTCGGCCAAACTTCTGCCCATCGTTCTGGAAGACGCCTTCAAACTGGGTTTCGGCCGTGATCAGAAAGAGGTGGAGCGCTATATCAAGCTTGTCGAGCAGCGCCTTCAACCACTGCCCTACAAACAATGGTTCACTCTCATCGAAACCGATGGGCTTTGCGTGCGTATTCGCCTGCAGCGCGCCGGCCACATTCTCGGCTCGGCGTACGTGGAAATCGACGTGTTCTACCCCGGCACGGGTGACACCAAACGCATCGTCTTTTCTGGTGATCTTGGCGCGCCCCATGCGCCGTTGCTCATGCCGCCTGAACCACCCGAGCGCGCCGATATCCTTGTGCTGGAAAGCACCTACGGTGATCGTCTGCATGAAGACCGCGCCAGCCGCCGTCAGCGTCTGGAAGCCGTCATCGAGCACGCCCTGCAGGATCAAGGCACCGTCCTGATCCCCGCCTTCAGCATCGGCCGCACCCAGGAACTGCTATACGAGCTGGAAGAGATCATTCACGCCCGCTCCGCGGGAGCGGGCTCGCCCGCGAATGCGGCCCAGCCTGAAGAAGCCCCTGTCACCGTGGGAGCGGCTTCAGCCGCGAATAGCGATACCCAGACGCTTAGCCCCAACCACTGGCCCAAGCTCCCGATCATCCTCGATTCGCCCTTAGCCACACGCTTCACCGAGGCCTACCGAAGCCTGCAGCCCTACTGGAATCAGGAGGCGCGCGAGCGCGTCGAAGCCGGCCGCAACCCATTGGCGTTCGACAACCTGATCATGATCGATAACCACGCCGACCATATCGCCGTGTTGAACCGCCTCGCCCAAACCGCACGCCCCGCGATCGTCATTGCTGGCAATGGCATGTGCTCCGGTGGGCGAATCGTTAATTACCTGAAAGCTATGCTGCATGACCCAAGGCATGATGTTCTGTTCGTTGGTTACCAAGCCAAGGGCACGCCCGGCCATGCCATCCAGCAATTCGGGCCCAAGGGTGGCTATGTTGAACTGGATGGCGAGCGTTTCGATATTCGCTCGAAGGTGACCAGCATCGGTGGCTACTCGGCTCATGCGGATCAAAAGGGACTGGTGGAGTTTGTTACCGGGATGCAGGACTGGCCGGAGGATATACGGATTGTGCATGGTGAGCGACGCGCCAAGAAGGCACTAGCTGCTCGGCTACGTGCGGACTATGAGCAACTGAACAGGCCGCTCGTGAAGATCACAGCTACCTAG
- a CDS encoding sugar nucleotide-binding protein, protein MKILLLGGTGAMGVHLSKILAEQGRHVSVTTRRAKERTGNITYLTGSAKELGFLTRLLQEKWDVIVDFMIYNEAELEQRVEMLLDATEQYIFISSARVYDNSAEWIKESTTRLLDTIEDKEYLAKREYALTKARQENILKKNKNTNWTIVRPYITYSEQRLQLGTLEKEDWLFRALEGKTIVFSEDLKEKVTTLTYGYDVAKSIAALMGQEKSLGESYHITSSGSYTWQELLGVYLDVFEEIKGSRPTVIFLGLKDFIKLQGGRYQIIYDRMYHRKFDNEKINEFVDVGSFVEAKAGLTNCLKEFLVSPHFQNINWRSEGIKDRLAGEHTSLLRIEGALNKLKYALFRYVI, encoded by the coding sequence ATGAAGATTTTACTATTGGGTGGCACCGGGGCAATGGGTGTTCATCTCTCCAAAATATTGGCAGAACAAGGGCGACATGTTTCTGTCACCACTAGGCGCGCTAAAGAGCGCACCGGAAATATTACATATTTGACTGGCAGTGCGAAGGAACTTGGATTCTTGACGCGGCTTTTGCAGGAAAAATGGGACGTTATTGTGGATTTCATGATCTACAATGAAGCGGAGCTGGAGCAACGAGTGGAAATGCTGCTTGATGCCACCGAGCAGTATATTTTTATAAGTTCGGCGCGGGTATACGATAACAGCGCTGAATGGATCAAGGAAAGCACCACAAGGCTGCTTGATACCATTGAGGACAAAGAATATCTTGCCAAGCGTGAGTATGCGTTAACAAAGGCAAGACAAGAAAATATTCTAAAGAAGAATAAGAACACGAACTGGACGATAGTTAGGCCTTATATCACCTATAGCGAGCAACGCTTGCAGCTGGGGACGCTGGAGAAAGAGGACTGGCTGTTTCGAGCACTCGAAGGAAAAACCATCGTTTTTTCTGAAGACCTTAAAGAAAAGGTTACAACGCTTACCTATGGCTATGATGTAGCTAAGTCAATAGCGGCGTTAATGGGGCAGGAAAAGAGTCTGGGTGAAAGTTATCATATTACCAGTAGTGGCTCTTACACATGGCAAGAGCTACTCGGCGTTTATCTTGATGTGTTTGAAGAAATTAAGGGCTCACGGCCAACGGTCATCTTTCTTGGTCTAAAGGACTTTATAAAATTACAAGGCGGAAGATATCAAATAATTTATGATCGAATGTATCATAGGAAATTTGATAACGAAAAGATAAACGAATTCGTTGATGTCGGCAGTTTTGTGGAAGCCAAAGCTGGACTGACCAATTGCTTGAAAGAATTCTTAGTTAGTCCGCATTTTCAAAATATTAACTGGCGCAGCGAAGGCATAAAAGACAGGCTCGCCGGCGAGCATACATCCTTGCTTCGCATAGAGGGTGCATTAAACAAGCTGAAATACGCACTTTTCCGGTACGTGATTTAA